The Chryseobacterium sp. 52 genome includes a region encoding these proteins:
- a CDS encoding thioredoxin family protein encodes MKLLKVILVASLFLFQLNAAQEKADIELNKALTEAKAQKKNVLLVFHASWCGWCKLMEKNMNLPETKPIFDKKFVTTYIDVQERGEKKKLENPGGQELMNKYKGENAGLPFWLVLNPKGEVLADSFDSKGDNLGSPATPEEVSSFLAKLEKSSKMSKQELLTIQKVFVKKDK; translated from the coding sequence ATGAAACTTTTAAAAGTAATCCTTGTTGCCTCATTATTTCTTTTCCAGTTGAACGCTGCCCAGGAAAAGGCAGATATAGAATTGAACAAAGCCCTTACCGAAGCTAAAGCCCAAAAGAAAAACGTTTTGCTGGTATTCCATGCTTCATGGTGCGGCTGGTGCAAGCTGATGGAAAAAAATATGAACCTTCCCGAAACCAAGCCTATTTTTGATAAGAAATTTGTAACGACCTACATCGATGTTCAGGAAAGAGGAGAAAAGAAAAAACTTGAAAATCCCGGCGGACAGGAACTCATGAATAAATACAAAGGAGAAAATGCCGGACTTCCTTTCTGGCTGGTATTAAATCCAAAAGGTGAAGTGCTTGCCGATTCCTTTGACAGTAAAGGGGACAATTTAGGATCACCAGCAACACCAGAGGAAGTTTCCTCATTTCTGGCTAAGCTGGAAAAAAGTTCAAAAATGAGTAAACAGGAACTTCTGACCATTCAGAAAGTATTTGTGAAAAAAGATAAATAA
- a CDS encoding heparan-alpha-glucosaminide N-acetyltransferase domain-containing protein, whose protein sequence is MEQKSKRIAALDLIKGMSVIGMIIIHTLLIYANVKSQSDTVIGSFIVFLGRGTSIFLICMGITFMTSSHQSLKSSIQRGGLLLLAAFFMNFMKFIIPAVLGFAPDHFIQKYGWHGPIEQQYMYLVMLGDILQLAGISLLFVGFIREYVKNKYGILAIGLLIALVSREVSGINIDYPVVNYISDLFFSNDYPAYIYFPVFPWMSFIIIGMFFGKWFLELNHDSKKLFRNMLYVGLVFIAIGAPLVFLYGEYNYNGFYHMGPGGVIYFAGWTLFFLWAIFRITSNIKENGLIRILKYCSKNLTSMYMIQWILISWGKGIFGYRQNGIGSVLMLILLYIILTFSVQTLLDILQKKKPLISFQRISADETVLK, encoded by the coding sequence ATGGAACAGAAAAGTAAAAGAATTGCAGCACTGGATTTAATAAAAGGAATGAGTGTCATTGGAATGATCATCATCCATACCTTACTCATTTATGCGAATGTGAAATCGCAGTCAGATACCGTTATTGGGAGTTTTATTGTCTTTCTGGGCAGAGGAACGTCTATTTTTCTCATCTGTATGGGAATCACATTTATGACTTCCAGTCATCAGAGTCTTAAAAGCTCAATACAACGCGGTGGTTTACTTTTGTTAGCCGCTTTTTTCATGAATTTTATGAAATTTATTATTCCTGCTGTTTTGGGTTTCGCTCCCGATCATTTTATTCAGAAATATGGATGGCACGGCCCGATAGAGCAACAGTATATGTACCTGGTTATGCTGGGGGATATCTTACAGTTGGCGGGAATTTCCTTACTGTTTGTTGGTTTTATCAGGGAATATGTAAAAAATAAATATGGTATTCTGGCTATAGGATTGTTGATCGCGTTGGTTTCAAGAGAAGTTAGCGGAATTAATATAGATTATCCTGTTGTCAATTACATCTCAGATCTTTTTTTCAGTAATGATTATCCTGCTTATATCTATTTTCCGGTTTTTCCGTGGATGTCTTTTATTATCATCGGGATGTTTTTCGGAAAGTGGTTTCTGGAGTTGAACCATGACAGTAAGAAGTTATTCAGGAATATGCTGTATGTAGGATTGGTGTTCATAGCTATTGGTGCTCCTTTAGTATTTTTATATGGTGAATATAATTACAATGGTTTTTACCATATGGGTCCAGGAGGTGTTATTTACTTTGCTGGATGGACCCTGTTTTTTCTATGGGCTATTTTCAGAATTACCTCAAATATTAAAGAAAACGGATTGATCAGAATTCTAAAATACTGCAGCAAAAATCTGACATCAATGTATATGATCCAATGGATATTAATTTCCTGGGGCAAAGGTATTTTCGGATACAGACAAAATGGAATTGGATCTGTTTTAATGCTTATACTGCTTTATATTATTCTGACGTTTTCAGTTCAGACTTTATTAGATATCTTACAGAAGAAAAAGCCTTTAATTTCCTTTCAACGCATTTCAGCGGATGAAACTGTTCTGAAGTGA
- the dnaK gene encoding molecular chaperone DnaK, with product MSKIIGIDLGTTNSCVAVMEGKDPVVIPNAEGKRTTPSIVAFTEDGERKVGDPAKRQAVTNPKKTVYSIKRFIGTHFKEDAKEISRVPYEVVAGPNDTVKVKIDDREYTPQEISAMTLQKMKKTAEDYLGQEVTRAVITVPAYFNDAQRQATKEAGEIAGLIVERIINEPTAAALAYGLDKSHKDQKIAVYDLGGGTFDISILDLGDGVFEVLSTNGDTHLGGDDFDDVIINWMADEFKAEEGVELKTDAIALQRLKEAAEKAKIELSSSAQTEINLPYITATATGPKHLVKSLTKAKFEQLASDLVRRSMEPVAKALKDAGLSTSEIDEVILVGGSTRIPIIQEEVEKFFGKKPSKGVNPDEVVAVGAAIQGGVLTGDVKDVLLLDVTPLSLGIETMGSVFTKLIEANTTIPTKKSEVFSTASDNQPAVSIRVGQGERSMFNDNKEIGRFDLADIPPAPRGVPQIEVTFDIDANGILSVSAKDKGTGKEQTIKIQASSGLSDEEIERMKKEAQENSVADAKRKEEVEVFNKADGLIFQTEKQLKEFGDKLSADKKAAVEAAHGELKIAFEAKNVDDVKAKTEALDAAWMAASEEMYAAGQQAEGANAGAGQNPGGNAGAADDVQDADFEEVK from the coding sequence AACTCTTGTGTTGCTGTAATGGAAGGGAAAGACCCTGTTGTTATCCCTAACGCAGAAGGTAAAAGAACGACTCCGTCTATTGTAGCATTTACAGAAGATGGTGAAAGAAAAGTAGGGGATCCTGCAAAAAGACAGGCTGTGACGAATCCAAAGAAAACGGTATACTCTATCAAAAGATTTATTGGAACTCATTTTAAAGAAGATGCTAAAGAAATCTCAAGAGTACCTTATGAAGTAGTAGCTGGACCGAACGATACAGTAAAAGTAAAAATCGACGACAGAGAATATACACCACAGGAAATTTCTGCAATGACGCTTCAGAAAATGAAGAAAACTGCTGAAGATTATCTTGGACAGGAAGTAACAAGAGCGGTAATCACTGTTCCTGCTTATTTCAACGATGCACAGAGACAAGCTACTAAAGAAGCTGGAGAAATTGCAGGTCTTATCGTAGAAAGAATCATCAACGAGCCTACAGCTGCAGCATTAGCTTACGGTTTGGATAAAAGCCACAAAGATCAGAAGATCGCTGTATATGACCTTGGAGGAGGTACTTTCGATATCTCTATCCTTGATTTAGGAGATGGTGTATTCGAAGTATTGTCTACTAACGGTGATACTCACTTAGGAGGAGATGACTTTGATGATGTGATCATCAACTGGATGGCAGACGAGTTTAAAGCTGAAGAAGGAGTAGAATTAAAAACTGATGCTATTGCACTTCAGAGATTAAAAGAAGCTGCTGAAAAAGCAAAAATTGAATTGTCTTCTTCTGCACAAACTGAAATCAACTTACCTTATATCACGGCTACAGCTACAGGTCCTAAACACTTAGTAAAGTCCTTAACTAAAGCTAAATTCGAGCAATTAGCTTCTGATCTTGTAAGAAGATCTATGGAGCCGGTAGCAAAAGCATTGAAAGATGCAGGTTTATCAACTTCTGAAATTGACGAAGTAATCTTGGTAGGTGGTTCTACAAGAATCCCGATCATTCAGGAAGAAGTAGAAAAATTCTTCGGTAAAAAACCTTCAAAAGGAGTTAACCCGGATGAGGTAGTTGCTGTTGGAGCTGCTATTCAGGGAGGAGTATTGACAGGAGACGTAAAAGATGTATTGCTTCTTGACGTTACACCGCTTTCTCTAGGTATCGAAACAATGGGTTCTGTTTTCACTAAATTAATTGAAGCAAACACAACGATCCCAACTAAAAAATCTGAAGTATTCTCTACAGCTTCTGACAACCAGCCGGCTGTAAGCATCAGAGTAGGACAGGGAGAAAGATCAATGTTCAACGATAACAAAGAGATCGGAAGATTTGATCTTGCAGATATTCCACCAGCACCAAGAGGAGTTCCTCAGATCGAAGTAACTTTCGATATTGATGCTAACGGTATCTTAAGCGTTTCTGCTAAAGATAAAGGGACAGGAAAAGAACAAACGATCAAAATTCAGGCGTCTTCAGGTCTTTCTGACGAAGAAATCGAAAGAATGAAGAAAGAAGCTCAGGAAAACTCTGTAGCAGATGCTAAGAGAAAAGAAGAAGTTGAGGTCTTCAACAAAGCTGACGGATTGATCTTCCAGACTGAAAAGCAGTTGAAAGAATTCGGTGACAAATTATCTGCTGACAAAAAAGCAGCAGTTGAAGCCGCTCACGGAGAATTGAAGATCGCTTTCGAAGCTAAAAATGTTGATGATGTGAAAGCTAAAACAGAAGCTTTAGATGCAGCTTGGATGGCAGCTTCAGAAGAAATGTATGCAGCAGGACAACAGGCTGAAGGTGCAAATGCAGGAGCAGGTCAAAACCCTGGAGGTAATGCAGGTGCAGCGGATGATGTACAGGATGCTGACTTCGAAGAAGTAAAGTAA